In Acanthochromis polyacanthus isolate Apoly-LR-REF ecotype Palm Island chromosome 18, KAUST_Apoly_ChrSc, whole genome shotgun sequence, the following proteins share a genomic window:
- the txnl1 gene encoding thioredoxin-like protein 1 — MVGVKVIGSDPDFQPELAAAGSRLAVVKFTMASCQPCIRMAPIFNTLSNKYPQVVFLEVDVHVCPATSAANNITATPTFQFFRNRVRVDQYQGADPAGLEEKIRQHTENDPGNSEDSDIPKGYMDLMPFVNKAGCECLNESDDCGFDNCLIKDSSYLESDCDEQLLITIAFNQPVKLFSMKLQSSDFAQAPKVVKVFINLPRSMGFDDAERSEATQALELSEDDYKDDGLIPLRYVKFQNVQSVTLFIKSNQGDEETTKINYLTFIGTPVQATNMNDFKRVVGKKGESH; from the exons ATGGTCGGTGTTAAAGTAATCGGGAGCGACCCGGACTTCCAGCCGGAGCTTGCGGCCGCCGGCTCCAGACTCGCCGTGGTGAAGTTCACAATGGCCTC GTGTCAGCCCTGCATCAGAATGGCTCCGATCTTCAACACATTGAGTAATAAATACCCACAGGTCGTCTTCCTCGAAGTAGACGTTCATGTCTGTCCG GCGACGTCAGCAGCCAACAACATCACCGCCACACCGACCTTCCAGTTCTTCCGGAACCGGGTCCGAGTGGATCAGTACCAGGGAGCCGACCCCGCAGGTctggaggagaagatcagacagCACACAGAGAACGACCCGGGAAACAGCGAGGACTCGGACATTCCTAAAGGATAC atgGACCTGATGCCTTTTGTTAACAAAGCTGGCTGTGAGTGCCTGAATGAGAGCGACGACTGTGGATTTGACAACTGTTTAATCAAAGACTCGTCCTACCTGGAGTCCGACTGCGACGAACAG TTATTGATCACGATCGCCTTCAACCAGCCGGTGAAGCTCTTCTCTATGAAGCTACAGTCCTCAGACTTCG CTCAAGCCCCGAAGGTGGTGAAAGTGTTCATCAACCTCCCTCGGTCGATGGGTTTCGACGACGCCGAGCGAAGCGAAGCCACTCAGGCTCTGGAGCTGTCAGAGGACGACTACAAAGACGACGGACTGATTCCTCTGCGCTACGTCAAGTTTCAGAACGTACAGAGTGTCACG TTGTTCATTAAATCGAACCAGGGAGACGAGGAGACGACAAAAATCAACTACCTGACGTTCATCGGGACTCCAGTCCAGGCCACCAACATGAACGACTTCAAGAGG GTTGTAGGAAAGAAAGGAGAGAGCCACTGA
- the dnajc25 gene encoding dnaJ homolog subfamily C member 25, with translation MTSAACDGTGSGAGSGGWWTEMVESTEQSGGFAGCPGTGRGRCWWRLAVLLLSASSLPAVTALVEGLYCGTEVCYDVLGVTREAPKAEIARAYRQLARRYHPDRFRPGEPGSEGETQETAHKKFLLIATAYETLKDEDTRRDYDYMLDHPEEYYQHYYAYYRRQLTPKVDVRVVILVTICAISIFQYYSWHSSYNEAINYLVTVPKYRIQATEIAKQQGLLNRTKEKGKNRRSKEEIREQEEEVIRDIIKNKIDIKGGYQKPNLSDILLCQIVLFPYYLTNYVAWYVSWVYRFTICREDYGDQEKLYIIRRYMKMSQSQFDSLEENTKQTFLEKQLWIKENYEVYRKDQEEEMKVKMATDPRMKRYRRWMKNEGPGRLTFIDD, from the exons ATGACGTCGGCAGCGTGCGACGGGACAGGCTCCGGAGCTGGCAGCGGCGGATGGTGGACGGAGATGGTGGAGTCCACGGAGCAGAGCGGCGGGTTCGCCGGGTGTCCGGGGACGGGGAGGGGGAGGTGTTGGTGGCGGCTCGCCGTGCTCCTGTTGTCGGCGTCGTCCCTGCCGGCGGTCACGGCGCTGGTGGAGGGTCTGTACTGCGGCACGGAGGTGTGCTACGACGTGCTCGGCGTCACCCGGGAGGCCCCCAAAGCGGAGATAGCCCGGGCTTACCGACAGCTGGCCCGCCGGTACCACCCGGACCGGTTCCGGCCCGGGGAGCCCGGCTCGGAGGGAGAGACCCAGGAGACCGCGCACAAGAAGTTCCTGCTCATCGCGACCGCCTACGAGACGCTTAAG gatgAGGACACACGCCGGGACTACGACTACATGCTGGACCATCCTGAGGAGTACTACCAGCACTACTACGCCTACTACCGCCGACAGCTCACCCCCAAAGTGGATGTCAGGGTCGTCATCCTGGTCACCATCTGTGCCATCTCCATCTTCCAG TATTACAGCTGGCACAGCAGCTACAACGAGGCCATCAACTACCTGGTGACGGTCCCCAAATATCGAATCCAGGCCACGGAGATCGCCAAGCAGCAGGGCCTCCTCAACCGGACCAAGGAGAAGGGCAAGAACCGGCGGTCCAAAGAGGAGATCcgggagcaggaggaggaggtgatccGAGACATCATCAAGAACAAGATCGACATCAAAGGAGGCTACCAGAAGCCCAACCTGTCGGACATCCTGCTGTGTCAGATCGTGCTGTTTCCTTATTATCTGACCAACTACGTGGCCTGGTACGTCTCCTGGGTTTACCGATTCACCATCTGCAGGGAGGACTACGGCGACCAGGAGAAGCTCTACATCATCAG GAGGTACATGAAGATGTCTCAGTCTCAGTTTGACAGTCTGGAGGAAAACACCAAACAGACCTTCCTGGAAAAACAGCTCTGGATCAAAGAAAACTATgag GTGTACAGAAAAGACcaagaggaggagatgaaggtGAAGATGGCGACCGACCCGAGGATGAAGAGGTACCGGCGCTGGATGAAGAACGAGGGACCGGGCCGGCTGACGTTCATCGACGACTGA
- the LOC127530930 gene encoding LOW QUALITY PROTEIN: tripartite motif-containing protein 16-like (The sequence of the model RefSeq protein was modified relative to this genomic sequence to represent the inferred CDS: inserted 1 base in 1 codon), with amino-acid sequence MAQRGVQLDQEKLGCSICLDLLKDPVTIPCGHSYCMNCIRSYWDGQYLGQTYSCPQCRQTFRPRPDLKKNTVMADLVEEVKKTRLEFAPADLCYAGPGDVSCDFCTGRKLKAFKSCLQCLVSYCDQHLQPHYQSPAFDKHKLVDPSKKLQENICSAHNEVMKIFCRTDQQCICYLCSLDEHRGHDTVSAETERAKRQNELRLNQKKIQQRIAEKEECMRMLQQEVETINDSADEASRDSEMLLKDLISLVEKRISEVKQQIRSKQKIEIRRVKELQETLQQEMDELRRKHSELELLSNTEDHAEFLHVPQSHMSNWKDSPSSYFPPSCCFDDTVAAVTKTRDKLWNILSEELTDISPTEVDALLSKPEPKTRAEFLQYSCEVTLDPNTANVLLILSDEDRKAEIKETSFFTIVQVAVEMYGTPETSTFTDKIQVLSKESLTGRCYWEVEWTGPEVSVAVAYKDIRRKREESEFGYNDKSWALQCVNKGYTFLHDKKXTSISLCQPRIGVYLDHSAGILSFYRVSDTMTLIHRVQTTFTQPLYAGLQLALRSTAELCRLSGK; translated from the exons ATGGCGCAGCGAGGAGTTCAGCTGGACCAGGAGAAACTGGGCTGTTCGATCTGTTTGGATCTACTGAAGGATCCAGTGACTATTCCCTGTGGACACAGCTACTGTATGAACTGTATTAGAAGCTACTGGGATGGACAGTATCTGGGGCAAACCTACAGCTGTCCTCAGTGCAGGCAGACGTTCAGACCGAGGCCTGACCTGAAGAAAAACACCGTGATGGCAGATTTAGTGGAAGAAGTGAAGAAGACCAGACTTGAATTTGCTCCTGCTGATCTCTGCTATGCTGGACCTGGAGATGTGTCCTGTGATTTCTGCACTGGGAGAAAACTGAAAGCTTTCAAGTCCTGTCTGCAGTGTCTGGTCTCTTACTGTGACCAACACCTCCAGCCTCACTATCAATCTCCTGCTTTTGACAAACACAAACTGGTGGACCCGTCCAAGAAGcttcaggagaacatctgctctgCTCACAACGAGGTGATGAAGATTTTCTGCCGCACTGATCAGCAGTGTATCTGTTATCTGTGCTCCTTGGATGAACATAGAGGTCATGATACAGTTTCAGCTGAAACCGAAAGGGCCAAGAGGCAGAACGAACTCAGACTCAACCAAAAAAAGATCCAGCAGAGAATcgcagaaaaagaagaatgcaTGAGGATGCTTCAGCAGGAGGTGGAGACCATCAACGACTCTGCTGATGAGGCTTCAAGAGACAGCGAGATGTTGTTGAAAGATCTCATCAGTCTGGTGGAGAAAAGAATCTCTGAGGTGAAGCAACAGATCAGATCCAAGCAGAAAATCGAAATCCGTCGAGTTAAAGAGCTCCAGGAGACGCTGCAGCAGGAGATGGACGAGCTGAGGAGGAAACATTCTGAGCTGGAGCTGCTTTCAAACACAGAGGATCACGCAGAGTTTCTACATGTTCCTCAGTCACACATGAGCAACTGGAAGGACTCGCCCAGCTCGTATTTTCCTCCTTCGTGCTGCTTCGACGACACCGTGGCGGCTGTGACGAAGACCAGAGATAAACTGTGGAACATCCTCAGCGAGGAGTTGACCGACATCTCACCGACAGAAGTGGATGCTTTACTCTCAAAACCAGAACCGAAGACCAGAGCTGAATTCTTGCAGTACTCCTGTGAAGTCACGctggatccaaacacagcaaacGTGTTGTTGATTTTATCCGACGAggacagaaaagcagaaataaaggaAACTTCATTCTTTACAATAGTGCAGGTGGCGGTAGAGATGTACGGTACTCCAGAAACATCAACGTTCACCGACAAGATTCAGGTGCTGAGTAAAGAGAGTCTGACCGGGCggtgttactgggaggtggagtggaccGGACCAGAAGTTTCAGTAGCAGTCGCTTACAAGGACATTAGAAGAAAGCGAGAAGAAAGTGAGTTTGGTTACAATGACAAGTCCTGGGCTTTACAGTGTGTAAACAAAGGCTACACATTCCTACATGACAAGA AGACCTCCATCTCACTCTGTCAGCCCAGGATCGGAGTCTATCTGGATCACAGTGCAGGtattctgtccttctacagagtctctgACACCATGACTTTgatccacagagtccagaccacattcactCAGCCTCTCTATGCTGGACTTCAGCTTGCAttgagatctacagctgagttGTGTCGGTTGTCTGGAAAATGA